A window from Lagopus muta isolate bLagMut1 chromosome 5, bLagMut1 primary, whole genome shotgun sequence encodes these proteins:
- the C5H10orf90 gene encoding (E2-independent) E3 ubiquitin-conjugating enzyme FATS isoform X6: MPSGGSKPLCPPRAQHSRGQPELQPRVTWSREARSFVTHTSVTLNYCSWQRAARLGAAWKQWGGNRTCTDQQQESAVERKPSFAEESLSSTNRKLISPIVISQMIDETKLQENRSALLMQAVTPQPSAWHTKQSLTKDGSVNINSTFAVLASRLEIQSSLSDTTSPSGCPIADGKQCQKQKGFASITITARRVTAGSNHPTWGPRAVLEPHAVSPTLSEISAALHHRLSPDQANPKVTPSRVSDCCSKLSRELRERFFSLRNGENGVGLQSSDGREKVPPSFTSSVRLQVSQQCPNPIYYIDKSLNVCLDRPRIKCQKIYRSALSFTINCSSSRLTADGVDGIGNGESIEKMLQIKLLRENKAPRRTNRSARLTERNVINKQTTNEGYLVTKCPLTRVCAFELPASGHAPKGPNSTTPTKQDDDKQSGSYRTTFSLHLSNSSGEAGKQMMSGSQKKQCTMSRRSKTASASFLGTTLGKAKAATADTDGSPKKSDPSKGTSASKEIQAQGVLKPKMSISNCTCNIKASSRVLLEEKVHRQNQLLKSKVIASPVVQVAKWRRRRSRRKPAGKPCPQPAGQVALMGHTACSWSQVLAPSLRRVHQPH, encoded by the exons GAGCAGCATGGAAGCAGTGGGGTGGTAACAGGACATGCACAGACCAACAGCAGGAGAGTGCTGTGGAGAGAAAACCAAGCTTTGCAGAG gaatCTCTGTCATCAACAAATAGAAAATTGATTTCACCAATAGTCATTTCACAGATGATTGATGAGACTAAACTGCAAGAAAATCGGTCTGCTTTGCTGATGCAGGCTGTGACCCCCCAGCCCAGCGCGTGGCACACAAAGCAATCTTTGACTAAGGATGGTTCAGTAAACATTAACAGCACATTTGCTGTACTTGCCAGCCGATTAGAAATTCAATCATCCTTAAGTGATACCACCTCTCCATCAGGCTGTCCCATCGCAGATGGAAAACAGTGTCAAAAGCAGAAGGGTTTTGCCTCCATAACCATTACAGCCCGGCGTGTCACTGCGGGCTCCAACCATCCAACCTGGGgacccagggctgtgctggagccccATGCTGTGTCCCCCACCTTGAGTGAGATCTCTGCTGCCCTCCACCACCGACTTTCACCTGACCAAGCAAACCCCAAAGTCACTCCATCACGGGTTTCTGATTGTTGCTCAAAATTAAGTAGAGAGCTGCGTGAGAGGTTTTTCAGCCTCAGAAATGGGGAGAACGGTGTGGGTCTTCAAAGCAGCGATGGGAGAGAGAAAGTACCGCCTTCATTCACCTCATCTGTCCGCCTTCAGGTTTCTCAGCAGTGTCCAAATCCCATCTATTACATAGACAAGTCACTCAACGTGTGCCTTGACCGACCTCGAATTAAATGCCAAAAAATTTATAGATCAGCGCTGTCCTTCACTATAAATTGTAGTTCGTCTAGATTAACAGCAGATGGAGTAGATGGTATAGGTAATGGAGAGTCAATAGAGAAGATGCTTCAGATAAAGCTCCTGAGAGAAAACAAGGCTCCACGCAGAACAAACAGGAGTGCACGTTTAACAGAACGTAATGTAATTAATAAACAGACAACAAATGAAGGCTATTTGGTTACTAAATGCCCTTTGACAAGAGTCTGTGCCTTTGAACTTCCAGCATCTGGGCATGCACCCAAAGGACCTAACAGCACAACACCAACAAAGCAAGATGATGATAAGCAGTCTGGCAGCTATCGCACTACattttctctccatctttctAATTCAAGTGGTGAGGCAG gaaAGCAAATGATGTCTGGAAGCCAGAAGAAGCAGTGCACCATGAGCAGGAGAAGCAAAACAGCCTCTGCCTCTTTTCTGGGTACAAcactgggaaaagcaaaagcagccaCAGCTGACACTGATGGCTCACCAAAAAAGAGCGATCCCTCCAAGGGCACCTCTGCATCCAAAGAGATCCAAGCCCAGGGCGTCCTGAAACCAAAAATGTCCATCTCCAACTGTACGTGCAATATAAAAGCTTCTTCAAGAGTCCTCTTAGAAGAAAAAGTTCACAGGCAAAACCAGCTCCTAAAAAGTAAG GTGATTGCCAGTCCCGTGGTTCAAGTGGCAAaatggagaaggaggaggagcaggcGCAAGCCAGCCGGGAAGCCCTGTCCTCAGCCTGCTGGCCAGGTGGCCCTTATGGGACACACAGCGTGCTCGTGGAGCCAGGTGTTGGCTCCGAGCCTGAGAAGGGTTCACCAGCCCCACTGA